The DNA segment CCAAATCAGAACCACTTTGCTCAATTTTCAAATAATTCAACGCCATATGTGTATAGTTTTCAATCTGTAATAACTCTTGTTCCATTTGATGGCTAAATTTCGATTTAGTGTCCCGTTGCATCAATAAGCTGATAGCTGAAATGGGTGTTTTAATCTGATGCAGCCACAAGGTAAAATAGTCCATCTGAGACGTATTGCGTTGCAGACTCTTCTTTTTTATTTGTTGTATTTCTTCTATCAAATTTTCAATCTTAAAATGAAAGAATTCTTCACTCGGATCTCGATTCGACGACAGTTGCTTCAATGTATCAATTGGATCATTATCTAATCGTTCCAACAATCGAAATCGTTTGTAATATCTTGAAAATTTAAACAAGAAGAAACACCCGCCTATAAATAGCGAAAGTTCGATACTAAATACTAAAAAGTACAATGGCAATTGTCCTAATACATAAATAAAACTAAATACGCCTAAGTTAAGTACATACGCTAAAAAGAACGAATAGTTAGCCTTTATAAACGCTTTTATAATATCTATCCCTTTATTAGTTGTTTTCAATAGTATCATCATCCTTTTGTAGTCCATATCCATAGCCCTTTTTAGTGACAATAAATGAGGTCAAGTCCAATTCTGCCATTTTTTTTCGTAGACGATTGATGTTGACTGCTAATGTGTTGTCATCAATAAATGACTCATTCTCCCATAGCTTCATCATGATTGCTTCTCGAGAAACAAAGGCCCCTTTTTGTAAAAATAAGACTTCTAAAATTTTCATTTCGTTTTTTGTCAGCTCAACTTCTTGATCTTGGTATTGAATCTTTAATTCACTCGTTTTTAGATAGACTTGCTGATAACTTAAATAAGCATCATTGCCAGTGAAATCATATGTTCTGCGCAATAGCGCTTGTATCTTCGCTAGGGCAACGGTTAAATCAAAAGGCTTACTAATAAAGTCATCTGCTCCCAT comes from the Carnobacterium sp. 17-4 genome and includes:
- a CDS encoding sensor histidine kinase, producing the protein MKTTNKGIDIIKAFIKANYSFFLAYVLNLGVFSFIYVLGQLPLYFLVFSIELSLFIGGCFFLFKFSRYYKRFRLLERLDNDPIDTLKQLSSNRDPSEEFFHFKIENLIEEIQQIKKKSLQRNTSQMDYFTLWLHQIKTPISAISLLMQRDTKSKFSHQMEQELLQIENYTHMALNYLKIEQSGSDLDFVQVSLDRVIKETVKKFSILFIYNHIQLDYQETSETVLSDEKWLKVLVEQVLSNSLKYTPEGGKIRIYMSSAAEQVLVIEDTGMGIRSEDLPRIFEKGYSGFNGRIHEKSTGLGLFLSREITKRLGHTLKIESTLEKGTKVMINLTREPLIREY
- a CDS encoding response regulator transcription factor; the protein is MVKIMIIEDDLVIASSLQEELTKWQYDAFHITDFNGVMDTFTHEAPQLVLIDIKLPYFNGYYWCTEIRKISQVPIIFISSQSERMDIVMAIQMGADDFISKPFDLTVALAKIQALLRRTYDFTGNDAYLSYQQVYLKTSELKIQYQDQEVELTKNEMKILEVLFLQKGAFVSREAIMMKLWENESFIDDNTLAVNINRLRKKMAELDLTSFIVTKKGYGYGLQKDDDTIENN